From the Melioribacteraceae bacterium 4301-Me genome, the window TCTCTTTCCTTTTGCCTTTTTACTTTTATCTCTTTCCTTTTGCCTTTTTACTTTTTCCTTTTTCCTTATTTACTCGTTTTGAAAACAATAGAACCAAGAATTTTCTTTAACTCATTTGATTCACCACATAAATAAGCTAATTCTTCGTCATGATTTTTCTCATTAATTATTGCGCTAATAATTCTCAGCCAGTAATTAGATTCTCTCATTTCTTTTAAGGAAATTCTAACTTTATTATTAAAATCGGCTTTTGACGAGCCTGCTTGGCTTTCTTCATAATTAGCGCCGGCTGAAGTAGAACATTTTGCTAATTGATACCTAATAACATTAAACTCTGGAGTTTTCGGTAACGTTGGCAGGAATTTTAATACTCTAACAGTAAAATCAAACAACCTCGTTTGTAATTCGTTTTCCTTCATATTTTTCTCTTCTACTTTTAGATTCCAACTCCCATCTTTTTCCTTTTTCCTTTTTCCTTTTTACTTTTATCTTTAACCATAACCATTCCATTTTCTAACTTAACAATTGCGCGTTAATCAATATTTGTTCGAGATGTTTTTTATCTGCATCATTTAATTGTGACAGCGGTGCGCGAGGTTCACCGCCAAAATACCCTAACATATCCATTGCCGCTTTTAATCCCGGTACACCGTATTTAGTTGTAACAGCGGAATTAACTGGAATCAGTTTTTTTTGAAGTTCGATAGCTTCATTTAATTTTTTTTCCTCAATCAATTTTTGAATCTGCACACACTGGTTGGGGGCAATATTTGCGAGTGCAACAATTCCTCCCTTTGCACCTGCAGATATACCAGGAAAAAGAACAGATGCCGTTCCAACCAAAACAGAAAAAGATTCATCAGTATTCGAGATGAATTCAATTGTCTGTCGTATATTTTCCGAGCTATTTTTTATTCCGATTATATTTTTGTGTTCTGAAAGTTTTGCGACGGTAAACGCGTCAATATCTACGCCGGTAAATTTCGGCACGTTATAAATTATCACCGGCACTTTACAAGCGTCGGCAATAGAAGAAAAATATTTTATAAACGCTTCATGTTTCATTTGAGACTTATAAAAAGACGGAGTAAGTATTAGGACAAAATCTGCTCCAAGTTTTGCTGCATCGTTTGAAAGTGATATAGTTTCCTTTATTGAATCAGAGCCTGTACCTGCAATAACGATTTTATCACTGGGTGTAAATTCTCTTACTGCTTCAACAAGTTTAAGTTTCTCTTCCCTTGTTAAAAATGCACTTTCGCCGTTAGAGCCCATTATCACATATCCAGCTAATCCGGTTTTATTCCATTTTTCAATATTGAACTTAAGTTTGTTTAGCGAAAGTTCATCATTTTCAAACGGAGTAGTTATCGGAGGGAATATCCCGTGAAGTTTTTTCATTATTCTTCCTATATAAATAGCCACTAATGCGCGAATAATTTTTGTTTTAAAAAATATTTTTTAGAACAAACCAAACATTTGCTGGGCGTTCTGCAAGCCTCCTCATATACCATGGGTACCATGAAGCTCCATAAGAAATTAGGACCCTCACTTTATAACCATCTTTTGCAAGTTCTTTTTGCAATTCCGGTTTTATTCCGTATAGCATTTGAAATTCAAGTTTATCTTTTGGCAAATGAATTGTTCTAGCTTCATTAATTATTTTTCCTATGAGCTTTTCATCATGTGTAGCAAAAGCTGAGCGTATATTCTTCTCTTTAATTTCTTTCATAAGCCTTTGAGATAACTTAAAATAATTTTCATCCACAGCTCTTTTTTGTGGGAAAGCAATATTTTCTGGTTCTTTATAAGCTCCTTTCACCAGACGAATAATTGGGCGAAAATCGATTAGTTCGTTTAAGTCTTTTTCTGTTCTGTAAAGGTAGGCTTGTAAACATAAGCCAACGTTATCGAATTCAAATTTAATTCTTTTATAAAAGTCGATGGTTCTTTGTGTATACAAACTTCCTTCTATATCAATCCACGAAGTGGTGGATTCCCCAAAAACAGTATTGTTTAGGATTGCATTTGCTTTTCCTATTATAGCTTTGAAGTTGTTGTAAGTTTCTTCTTCTGAGATATCAAAGCCAAGTTGAGTTAGCTTAAGAGAAATTTCAATATCAAGATTTTGTGATTTGATTTTGTCAATCAGCTGCAAATAATGATTTTTTACTTCATCAGCTTCATCAAGATTTTTTATATTTTCTCCTAATCTTGTATATACCGTTGGTATACCGAGCAGAGCTAATTTTTTCGACTCAATAAAAGCTGCTTCTTCAGTCTCGCCTGGCATAAATCTTTTTAAGGCTTTGCGAACGAACCAAATATTTGGCACGTGTTTTTTTAGAAAAGTGCTTTCAGACATTTTAAGTAATATGTTTCTTGAAATGCTCATTTATTTATCCTGCAAATCGTTTTAGTTTATTCATAAATATTAACAACAGAATTACAGAAACAGTTAAAATACCTGTCAAAATTAAAAAATATTGATGATGTTGAAAATCGCTGTAAAACTTGCCAAGGAAACCAGAGCCGTAACTACCGAGTGCTGTTGCACCAAACCAGCCTCCCATCATTAATCCTTGAATTTTAGGCGGTGCTACTTTTGTTACAAACGATAAGCCTAATGGAGAAATTAAAATTTCAGCGAGAGTAACAACAAGATATGTTGAAATTAACCATAAAGGCGACATATTGTTTTGGTCTAAATTACCCCCAAGCAGCGAAGCAGGTATCATAATTGCCATTGCAATTCCCATTATAAACATTCCTATTAAAATTTTTACTGGCGTTGCTGGTTCCTTACCTGCTTTATTTAATTTAGAAAAATATGCCAACATCAATGGCGTAAGTGTTAGAATAAAAAATGGGTTAAAAAATTGATATGTCTCCGGACGTAATATATTAGAAATTATTGTTGATCTTTCTGCGAAGAGTGTTAAAGCAAATCCATTCTGATAAAATCCAACCCAAAAAAAGCTGACAATCAGGAATAAAATAACAAGCGTAGCTATTCTTTGTTTAAACTCTTCTTTAGGAATTTCTCTATAGTTCTGATTTTTTATCTCAGCAGCAGAAGATTGTTTTCTGTAATCAAAAACAATTAAGTTTTTTTTGCCAAGTTCAAAAATGATAATACAAATTAACAACCCTAAACCTGCTGCAGCAAACGATACATTATAATTTCCAAATAGATTAAATAATAACGTTGCAGCTAAGGGAGCTATTGCCGCCCCAAGGTTTACACCCATATAATATATATTGAATCCAGCATCTTTTAATTCTAATTTATCGTGATATAAATTGCCTACCAAAACTGCAATGTTAACCTTAAAAATGCCAGTTCCAAAAGCTATTAAAAACAATCCAATAAAAAATAGAGTTACAGCATTAGCAGAGGAAAGGAACAGAAATGCGAATCCAAATGACATGACCCATGCACCAATTCGTACTGTATTAAAATTACCCAAGACTTTATCACCCAGCCATCCACCTAAAATTGGGATAAAATAAACAAGGGCAAGAAACCAACCATAATAATTACCTTTTGTAGCATCATCCCATTTAAATTCCTTTTCCATATAAAGCACTAAAATTGCCATAAGTGTATAGAAGCCAAAACGCTCCCACATTTCAGTGAAAAAAAGTACTATAATTCCTTTTGGGTGTTTTTTGAACATTGTTGCTCCAGGTTATTCGTTAATTCACTTAGTCAATTTTTTTTGTTGTTTTTGTAGTAAATCTCATTTTCACATTCAGATAGTTATGTGGTAATTGAAAATCACCGTTTATTAATGTTTTTTCTTTCGTGACCCAGCCTTTTATTTGCTTTTCTGCCCTTATTGCTTCTATTGGATTATAGAATTCATGAGTGTAGACAAGTTCAATCGGGCAATCTTTTAGCAGTGTAATTTTGTTTCTCTCCATCCTCATGTTCCTTAAGTCTCCTTTCAAGATTGTTTGTTACGTTTGTGTAATAGCTTTCCTCAGAGCATTTTACATTCTCTTCATTCCTCAGACCCCGCTCGGAATTACTGACGAGGAGTCGAATCATCGCAAATAATCATCTCACTAAAAATCCGTGTTTTAACGGATCTTTTGGATCGATATAAAAAACGCTTTTGCCGGTAATAAAAGCATTTCCTTCTATTTCTGGTATTACAGCTCTATAAGGACCAAATTTCGTTTCAGCAACTGCTTTCCCAATAAACTTAGTACCAATTATACTTTCAATTATCATAGGCTGGTTTAATTTTATTTCGTTATCAAAATAATGCAAAGCCATGCGGGCACTTACGCCGGTACCGGTTGGACTTCTATCAACTTCCCCATCTGCGAAGATGCAAACGTTTCTACTATCAGCTTCATTTGAATAAGATTTACCGTAAAAGATTGTTCCATAAAGAAAACTCAATTCATTATCGAAAGGGTGTTCAATTTTAAAATTATTCATAACTGTTTTTTTTATAAGCATTCCTTTATGGATTAATTCATCTACATTTTCTTGTACCAGCTTCAATCCAATTTCTTCAGCTTTTACAAATACATAAAAAGCACCACCAAAAGCTACATCAAACTTTACTTTACCTATTTCGGGCACATTTATTAATTCATCTTTCATTAAAACAAAAGAGGGAACATTGTGAAAGTAGATAGACGATATTTCATCATTTTCTATTTTTGCATAAGAAATAATTTGTCCAGCAGGAGTATCTATCTTAATAGTAGTAACGGGCGAGTTCTTTTCCATCATTCCAGTTTCCAAAACAACTTTTGTTAAGCCGATTATTCCATGTCCACACATTGTACTGTACCCTTCATTATGGAGGAATAAAGCACCAAAGTTGGAATCTTTTCTTTCAGGTGGAGTAATAACACATCCGTACATATCGGCATGACCTCTGGGCTCCCACATTAATGCTTTTCTGAAATCATCTAAATTTTCCTTCATGTACTGGCGTTTTTCCAGAATGGTATAACCTTTAATTTCTGGTAATCCGCTTAAAATTATACGAAGTGGTTCACCTGCAGTGTGAACATCAATAGTTTCAATTTCAGTCCAATCTTCAGGGTGCATCCATTCAGCAATTTTTCTTATTCGAAAGGTAGTTGACATTCAATTACCATCAAGATCGACTTGTTTATACATTAAATTTTTTCGGAGGACATGGCTTCTACTCCATCTATTGACTTGGGTATAGGAACACCTAATACTCTGCAGCCTTTTGAAGTTATTACAATATCATCTTCAATTCTTATACCGCCGAAGCCAATATAATTTTTAACTTTATTGTAGTTAATGTATTTAACAAACTTTTTTTCTGCTTCCCATTGATGGATTAACTCTGGTATGAAATAAATTCCTGGTTCAACAGTTAAAACAACTCCCGGCATTAATTCTTTCCCGTATCGAAGGGATTTCAATCCGAACTGTTCACTCCTCAAAATTTTTGTGGAATAACCTGTGTATTGTTCCCCAAAATTTTCCATATCATGAACATCTAAACCAAGCAAGTGACCTAAACCATGTGGGTAAAACAAAGCATGCGCACCCTCGTTTACAGCTGTTCTCATATCACCTTTCATAAGTCCGAGCGCTTTTAATCCTTCTGCAATTACTAATGCTGATTTTAAATGAACTGACCGCCATGTAATTTTTGGCTTAGCTGTTTTAATTGCGGCTAATTGTGCATCAAGTACTATTTGATAAATTTCTTTTTGCTTTTGTGTAAATTTACCTGATACAGGGAAGGTCCTCGTGATATCGCTTGAATAATGGTTAAAAGATTCAACACCTGAATCGTTTACTACAATATCACCATTTTTTAAAATATTGTTATACGAATGATTATGTAAAGTTTCTCCATGTTTAGAAAAAATAGTTGGGAACGAAAGTCCATTTCCCATAGAAAGAGCTATGCCTTCAATAAAACCCGCAATTTCTCTTTCAACCATTCCATTACGAGCAAGCTGCATAGCTGTAGTTTGCATCACATAAGAAATTTCAATTGCTTTTTCGATTTCTTTTAATTCTTCATTAGATTTTATACTTCTTTGATCAGCTACTGCTTTAATTAGTTCAATTGAGGCGTAATTATTAACCGCATTCGCATTTATTCCTAAAAGGTTTTCAAGTTTCAGCATATTGTCATATCTGTATTGAGGCACATAATGAATTTTTCTTCCTTGTGAAATTGCTTTTTTGATAAACGATTCAAGTTGGGAAAGTGAAGAGATATTAGCAACTCCTACATTTGCTGCTAATTGTTTTATAGTTGGTTGTTTGCCCATCCAAACAATATCGTTAACTGTAAAATCGTCCCCAAAAATTATTTCTTTGTTTTCGTCAGCATCAATTATTGCAAAAAGTCCCGCTCGGTCTAAACCAAAGTAATAAAGAAATGTGCTATCCTGCCTGTATTTGTATGTGTTGTCAGCGTAATTCATCGGTGCTTCATCGTTGCCAGGGAAAAGAATTAAGCCGGTTTTAATTTTCTTCTTTAGCTGCTCTCTTCGTTTAATGTAAATTTTTTTATCAAACATTTTTTGACCTCATTAATTATTTTATGATTAGAATCTTACTAGATACCTCTAAGTCTCTAACAAAAAATATGAACTAAAAGTTAAATTAATGAAAATTATTGTCAATTGAGTAATAAACTCAACAGTACTAGACCTAATTTTTTACTAAGAAATTTTATTTCGCAAAAACAATATTTTACGTTTTGGCTTACACTGAAAAATCAATTCCTAATAAACTTTAGAGTTAATATTCTTTACACATTAAAATCTACAATTATTTTACAGACATATTATAAAAAGGATATTACAAATAACATTCGAATTCATTAAGTTACTGCAACAAAAAAATGAGAAATGTATGGCTGCACTTAAAAATTACTCAATGCTTTTTATTTCTCTTATTTTGCTAAGTTGCTCTTCAATAACTTTAAAGCCTGTAAGATACGGTTGGCCAATTGAAGATGTTCAAAAAGTTGACCAAAAGGGTTTTATAAACATCAACAGGTACTCCACAAAAATTAATGTTAAGCAAATCTTCTTTTTAGAAACAAACGATTCAACAAACGTTAAGGACAAAGAAATTAGACTTATTAGAGACGATGCAGGCTTTTATTACTTTACTTCCCCCGGCTTCAAGCATGTGTATATATTTAAATCTGACGAAGGCTCGATGAAATTAGAAAACCAAATACTAATAAACCAAGCGGGGTTAAAATCTCCGGCAATGAACCAAAGAAATTCTTACATAGAAATAATTGACGGTGAAAAAACTTATATGTTGAACAACAAAGGAATAGTGAGGTAATTTCTATGAGCAGATATATTCACCAAACAATAGTATTGTTGACTTTAGTCCTTTTTCTCAGCTCAATAACTTATTCACAATCAGACTACGAAAAAGTTAGGAACTTTAAGACTAAATACAAAGAAATCGAAGACTCGCTTAAAAATGCCAAATCGTTTGACGATGTTTTAAGGGCGCAGGACAATTTAGAAAAACTAAAAATCGAATTTTCAAGCAGCAGAGATTTACTTGACAAAAGCTTATACCCCGAAAGTTATAACTCAGCCATTGAAAAACTTGAAAATGCTATATTGCTACGTAAAAGTGACTTCAGCCAAATTGTTGAATTAAAAACTCAAGTTGACACATTAAAAAGCCGGATAACAATATTAAACGAAAAAAATGCAAGTCTTCTTTTACAGATAAAGGAACTTCAACTAAGTCAAAAAAAAGATAAACAAACAATTGCATCACTACAAAAACTTGTAGCTACATTAAGAGCAAATTTACTCCAACGTGACGAACTTGTAAGAAACATAGTTGATAGTTTGCTTGTCTCTTTTGTGAAAGCGCCTTCTTCAATGAGCGATGCAGAAAAACAAAATATTTTCAACAAGATTGATTCAGGCAATTTGTTTTACAATATTGAACGAGCAATCTCAGATAACATACAATTCCTTAGTGTCACATCTTTAACTCCAGATGACCTTAATGAAATAAAGAAACAACATAAAGAGTTTTCCGGTTTATGGAAAAAGATCGGCTCTAAGCTTTCTGAAGTATACTTAAATAAATCAGAAAAAATACGAGAAATTAGTCTAATCGATAACATGTTCGAACAGTGGAATCAAAAAATAAACGAGGAAATATGGTCCTCGATTAACAAAGAATTCAGAAGTAAAGATATACCTCTGTTAGCCTTTAACAATGGCGATGAATTTACAGTTAGCATATCAAACTACATAGACGATGAAATAAAAAACCTTTCTGTTAGAAGAAAAAGTGAAGCGCTAAAAACCTTCGATACTTTTACGGATTCAGTTTGGTTCGGAAAAATAAAACCAATTTGGGTTCCGCTATTAATTAATAATAATCTTTTAACCGAAGCACAAAAAGATACTATAGAAAACAGAATTGCACAATGGAAAGAAAAAGTTGAGCCATCTGGCATCCCAATATGGATTTATATTATTGCTGCTTTATTGATTTTATCATTTTTTATTGCTTTGTTCAGGAGAAACAAAAATCAAAAAGTAATCCAAAAAACAACAGAACAATGAGAGCAAAGAGTTACAGAGAAATTAATGTATTTAATGCATAGGCTCTTTAATAATACTCATGTTCTTTAATTTAGACTGGTAGATAGTGGAATTCATACACATTTTAAGTCTTTTTGTTATTGGATTAATTGCTGCATTTATTAATGTAAATGCAGGCGGCGGTTCAGCTCTTACATTGCCCGCATTAATATTCTTAGGATTAGATTCAGCAACTGCAAATGGAACTAATAGGATAGCGGTTATTTTACAAAACCTCTCAGCCGTTGCTTCATTTAAAAAAGAAAAGTACGAACAGTTCAATTTAAGCATAAAACTCTCTCTCTTTACTCTGCCAGGTTCAGTGATTGGAGCAATAACCGCAGTTAAAATTGGCGATGAATTATTCCAAAAAATTTTAGGAATAATAATGATTGCTGTAACAATCACAATGCTTTTACCTCAATCAAAAAATTCAATTACAATTGATAATGCCGACAAAAAGCTAACCCCCTCAACTATAATTTACTTTTTGCTGATTGGTTTTTATGGCGGATTTATTCAAGTAGGGATTGGTTTTCTCTTGATGATTGTGCTTCACAAAGCAATGAAATTTAGCCTTATTTATGTTAACATGCACAAAGTATTCATTGCACTTTTTTTAACAATACCAGCTTTTATAATCTTTATTATTAACCATAACGTTAATTGGTACTGGGGATTAATACTCGCCCTTGGAAATGCAACCGGTGGTTGGTGGGCAGCTAAAATATCAGTTAAAAAAGGTGATAGATTTATACGCGTAATTATAATTCTCGCAATATTAATAATGGCTCTAAAGTTAATAGGTATAATATTATAAATACCAATATGATTACACTACATTTTATTCCATAGTTTTATATTTTTAGCAGAAAAAATAATTATGTATAAAATACTCGTACTTGGAGCTGGATTAATAGGCGGACCAATTGCAACAGATCTTTCAAATGAAAAAAACTTTGAAGTCACCGCCGCCGATATTAATCAAAAATTGCTAAACAAACTCGGCACAAAAATTCATAAAATAAATATTGATTTATCAATTCAACACAACGTAAGAGAAATTATAAAGGATAAAGATATAATTGTAAATGCTCTGCCAGGTTTTATCGGCTACGCTACCTTCCAAACAGTTATTAAATCAAAGAAAAATGTTGTTGATTTAGCCTTTTATGAAGAAGACCCCTTTACCATTGATGAATTAGCAAAACAAAATAATATTACCGCTTTAGTTGACTGTGGTGTATCGCCAGGAATAAGCAATTTGTTAATTGGCAGAGCAGTTTCAAAAATTTCTTACATAGAAAATATTCAAATATTTGTAGGCGGCTTACCACTTAACCCAGATAATAGATTAAAGTACAAAACAGTTTTTTCTGTAACAGACTTATTAGAAGAATACGTTCGTCCTGTAAGATTAATTGAAAACGGCAAACTTAAAATTAAGCCGCCTCTCAGTGATATAGAACAAATAGAATTTGCTGGTGCAGGCTTGTTAGAAGCTTTCAACAGCGATGGCTTAAGGACATTGATAACCACTACAAAAGCAAAAAATATGAAAGAGAAAACTCTCCGTTACCCAGGTCACGCAGAAAAAATATTACTCTTAAAAGATGCGGGATTTTTAGACAAAGAAGAATTTATGATTAAAGGAGTTGCTGTTTCCCCATTCGAAATTACTGCAAAAGTTCTATCCAAGTCTTTAGCACTTGGCAAGAATGATAGAGATTTTACCATTTTAAGAGTAATTGTAGAAGGAAAGAATAACAGGGCAAAAATAAAACTCACGTACGATTTGTTAGACAAATTTGATGAACAAACAAAAACTCATTCAATGGCAAGAACAACAGGATTTATGGCTTCAATGTGTGTTAGATTAATTGCTTCTGGAATTTTCTCCAAAAAAGGAATTTTTCCACCCGAAATATTAGGCAAGGATGAAAAAGCAAGTGAATTTATATTATCTGGATTAAAACAAAAAGGTATTTCAATTGAAAGAAATTACGAAGAATTCCAGATATAAGTTAAATAAAGAAAAAACCTTTGCCAGTCTTGCTATAAATTTTTTTGTAAATCTAAATAGCCCCAAAAAACTTCCACATTCTACCGAAGTTATGAATCCATACAGAACTAGAGAAGTACAAAAAATCATCTGCAATTTTTTTTATAAATTTTACAACGATACTAACAACAGAATTTTTATCTTAGGAATAAATCCTGGCAGATTTGGCGGGGGAATAACAGGAATCCCATTTACTGACCCAATTAGGCTTGAAGAAAACTGTGGCATAAAAAATCCCTTTCCTAAAAAGCTCGAACTTTCAAGTAGATTTATTTACAAAGTTATTGAAAAATTCGGTGGACCAGAATTGTTTTATTCTAAATTTTACATCTCAGCATTATATCCATTAGCTTTAATAAAAGATGGGGTAAATTATAATTACTATGATAACAAGGAACTATACTTTGCATTAAAAGATGAAATTAAATATTTTCTTAAAAAACAATTCCAGTTCGGCGCAAAAAACGATTTTGTGATTAGTCTTGGTAAGAAAAACACAAAATTCCTAAAAGAAATTAATGATGAGCTTTTACTTTTCAAAGAAATTATTACCTTAGAACATCCTCGTTACATAATGCAATATAGGCAAAAATTTATCGGCAAATACATTTCTAAATATTTAGAATGCCTCAATAGTTTTTAATCCAAATTTTTCAGTGAAAAATGTGAGTTAAAGATTACTATCTGCTCATACTTGCTAATGCTTCTTTAATTAAATCTTCTATAGCTATGGATGGATTTTTATCTAAAACTGCTCTAACTGCTCGTTCGGCAATTTTCAAATTGTAGCCCAAATTAATCAACGCATTAACAGCATCGATTTTTAAGTTAGAACTTCCTTTCGAAATAAAATCAGTTTTTTCAGCAAACGATTCAACTTTATCGCGCAATTCTACTAATAAACGTTCTGCCGTCTTTTTACCGATACCTGGTATAGCTGTCAAACGAGCTAAATTATTCATCCTCAATGCCTCTTGCAGTTCTTCTATTTCTATTCCGGATAAAATACTTTGTGCAATTTTAGGACCGATACCGCTCACAGAGATAAGCATTTCAAACATTTCTTTTTCATCTAATGTATAGAAGCCATAAAGTTCCAGTGAATTTTCTTTTAATGCAAGAAAAGTATAAAGTGAAGCTTCTTGCTTTTCAGCTAATTTCTGAAAAGTAGAAATAGAAATATTAACAAGGTAACCAACACCATTTACATCTAAAATAATTTTTGTTGGTTTTTTTGAAACTATCTTTCCGCTTAGATATCCAATCATATTAATCAACTAATTAGTTGGTTACAAGCCGCTTAAAATTTTATCGGGATTTTCAGCTATAAACTCTTTCCAATTTTTACTTCTTCGAAAGTTTGAACTCATTTTAAAAGCATGACAAACTGCAACAGCAAGCGCATCACTTTCATCATATTTCATCTTCTTTTTTTTTAAGCCGAGCAATTTTTTTATCATAAATTGAACTTGTTCTTTTGAAGCGGCTCCATTTCCAACTACTGATTTTTTAACTTCTCTTGGAGAGTATTCTTTTAATGGGATATTATTATTAATTGCTGCTAACAACGAAACACCTCTTGCGTAGCCAATTTTTAAAGCAGATTGAACATTTTTTCCGTAGAATGCTGTTTCTAACGCAAATTCATCAGGCTTATAAAATTTTATTAGCTTATCTAATTCATCGTATATCATTTTAAGTCGTGGAGCCATTTCTTTTGTGTTAGGCAGTTTAATAAATCCAGCAGCAATTTGTATAGTTTCGTTATTTTTAAAATCAATTATACCATATCCAGTAAAAATTGTACCGGGATCTACTCCTAAAATTCTCATAACAAGTTAAAAACTCATTTTTAGTTTTTATGAAAAATCTGCCGCTGTATAAACATTTTGTACATCATCGTTGTCTTCTAATGCTTCAATTAGCTTTTCCAATTTCTCTGCAGTTTCACCCGATACATTAATTGTATTTTTTGCAATCCACTGTATTGAAGCATTTTCAATTTCTAATTTTTTTTCTGCCAAAGCTTTACGGACACTTTCAAAATTTTCCACAGAAGTTGTAACTTCAAAGAACTCATCTTCAGTCTGAAGATCTTCTACTGGTGAGTCTATTATTAACTCCATCATTTGGTCTTCTGTCATCGAGTTGCGTTTTACGGTAATTATACCTTTTCTTTCGAACATCCAAGCTACAGAATTAGCCTCGCCTAAAGAGCCGCCATTTTTACTAAAAGCATGTCTAATTTCAGCCACTGTTCTATTTTTATTATCGGTTGCGGCTTCTACAAGAATAGCTACACCGCCCGGGCCATAGCCTTCATAAAGTACTTCATAGTAAACTGCGCCTTCAAGTTCACCAGTAGCTTTTTTAATTGCACGCTCAATATTTTCTGCAGGCATGTTAGCAGCTTTAGCGTTATCGACCGCAAGTCGAAGTCTAGGATTGCCATCAATATCACCGCCACCTTGTTTAGCTGCTATGGTAATCTCTTTAATTAGTTTAGTAAACAGCTTTCCCCTTTTGGAATCAATAACTGCTTTTTTTCTTCTTATAGTCGCCCATTTTGAGTGACCCGACATATTTTTCTCCTTGCTTTTTTTAATTCTGTAATTCTTTTACTAACAAATCTTTTATTCTTATTTGAGGAAACAATTTTCCATCTTTAGATACTGTTTCAATAGTGTATACAATATCCACCAAATTTTTATCTTTATCAATTAAGTCAACGTAGTAACCCAAATTAAAACCAATTGCATCAAATACTTTTTCATTTCCATTTTGTTTAAATACAGTAGAAAGATGATTTGTACCAACAAGGCGGGGCTGATAAACGAGCGAAACATCTTCTGACATAAATACAGGCCGCATATTACCGGGTCCAAAAGGTGCAAATTGATTTAATATCCTTACAAATTTTGGCGTTATTTCCGAAAAGTGAATTTTAGCATCTATTTCAATTTCCGGCAGCCTATCATTTT encodes:
- a CDS encoding sulfite exporter TauE/SafE family protein; translation: MEFIHILSLFVIGLIAAFINVNAGGGSALTLPALIFLGLDSATANGTNRIAVILQNLSAVASFKKEKYEQFNLSIKLSLFTLPGSVIGAITAVKIGDELFQKILGIIMIAVTITMLLPQSKNSITIDNADKKLTPSTIIYFLLIGFYGGFIQVGIGFLLMIVLHKAMKFSLIYVNMHKVFIALFLTIPAFIIFIINHNVNWYWGLILALGNATGGWWAAKISVKKGDRFIRVIIILAILIMALKLIGIIL
- a CDS encoding saccharopine dehydrogenase C-terminal domain-containing protein, whose protein sequence is MYKILVLGAGLIGGPIATDLSNEKNFEVTAADINQKLLNKLGTKIHKINIDLSIQHNVREIIKDKDIIVNALPGFIGYATFQTVIKSKKNVVDLAFYEEDPFTIDELAKQNNITALVDCGVSPGISNLLIGRAVSKISYIENIQIFVGGLPLNPDNRLKYKTVFSVTDLLEEYVRPVRLIENGKLKIKPPLSDIEQIEFAGAGLLEAFNSDGLRTLITTTKAKNMKEKTLRYPGHAEKILLLKDAGFLDKEEFMIKGVAVSPFEITAKVLSKSLALGKNDRDFTILRVIVEGKNNRAKIKLTYDLLDKFDEQTKTHSMARTTGFMASMCVRLIASGIFSKKGIFPPEILGKDEKASEFILSGLKQKGISIERNYEEFQI
- a CDS encoding uracil-DNA glycosylase family protein, with translation MKEITKNSRYKLNKEKTFASLAINFFVNLNSPKKLPHSTEVMNPYRTREVQKIICNFFYKFYNDTNNRIFILGINPGRFGGGITGIPFTDPIRLEENCGIKNPFPKKLELSSRFIYKVIEKFGGPELFYSKFYISALYPLALIKDGVNYNYYDNKELYFALKDEIKYFLKKQFQFGAKNDFVISLGKKNTKFLKEINDELLLFKEIITLEHPRYIMQYRQKFIGKYISKYLECLNSF
- the ruvA gene encoding Holliday junction branch migration protein RuvA; this encodes MIGYLSGKIVSKKPTKIILDVNGVGYLVNISISTFQKLAEKQEASLYTFLALKENSLELYGFYTLDEKEMFEMLISVSGIGPKIAQSILSGIEIEELQEALRMNNLARLTAIPGIGKKTAERLLVELRDKVESFAEKTDFISKGSSNLKIDAVNALINLGYNLKIAERAVRAVLDKNPSIAIEDLIKEALASMSR
- the ruvC gene encoding crossover junction endodeoxyribonuclease RuvC yields the protein MRILGVDPGTIFTGYGIIDFKNNETIQIAAGFIKLPNTKEMAPRLKMIYDELDKLIKFYKPDEFALETAFYGKNVQSALKIGYARGVSLLAAINNNIPLKEYSPREVKKSVVGNGAASKEQVQFMIKKLLGLKKKKMKYDESDALAVAVCHAFKMSSNFRRSKNWKEFIAENPDKILSGL
- a CDS encoding YebC/PmpR family DNA-binding transcriptional regulator, which gives rise to MSGHSKWATIRRKKAVIDSKRGKLFTKLIKEITIAAKQGGGDIDGNPRLRLAVDNAKAANMPAENIERAIKKATGELEGAVYYEVLYEGYGPGGVAILVEAATDNKNRTVAEIRHAFSKNGGSLGEANSVAWMFERKGIITVKRNSMTEDQMMELIIDSPVEDLQTEDEFFEVTTSVENFESVRKALAEKKLEIENASIQWIAKNTINVSGETAEKLEKLIEALEDNDDVQNVYTAADFS